From the genome of Ahaetulla prasina isolate Xishuangbanna chromosome 15, ASM2864084v1, whole genome shotgun sequence, one region includes:
- the DENR gene encoding density-regulated protein: METAMEPVVLDCRRDQRCNTRPDIDYPLRVLYCGVCSLPTEYCEYMPDMAKCRQWLEKNFPNEFAKLTVENCPKQESGIGEGQGMIGEEEEKKKQKRGGRGQIKQKKKTVPQKVTIAKIPRAKKKYVTRVCGLATFEIDLKEAQRFFAQKFSCGASVTGEDEIIIQGDFTDDIIEVIQEKWPEVDDDSIEDLGEVKK; this comes from the exons ATGGAGACGGCAATGGAGCCAGTGGTCCTGGACTGCCGGAGAGACCAAAGATGTAACACCAGACCAGATATAGATTATCCCCTTCGGGTGCTCTACTGCGGAG TCTGTTCCTTGCCAACGGAG tattGTGAATATATGCCTGATATGGCAAAATGCAGACAGTGGCTAGAGAAGAATTTCCCAAATGAATTTGCGAAGCTTACTGTAG AAAACTGTCCTAAACAAGAATCTGGCATCGGAGAAGGCCAAGGAATGATCggtgaagaggaagagaagaaaaaacaaaagagag GTGGAAGAGGTCAGataaaacagaagaagaaaacggTGCCTCAGAAAGTgacgatagcaaaaatcccccgaGCGAAGAAAAAATACGTCACGCGAGTGTGCGGTCTTGCGACTTTTG AAATAGATCTTAAGGAGGCCCAAAGGTTCTTTGCTCAGAAGTTTTCTTGTGGTGCCTCAGTCACTGGAGAAGATGAAATAATTATTCAGGGCGATTTCACCGACGACATCATCGAAGTTATTCAGGAAAAATGGCCTGAG GTGGACGATGACAGCATTGAAGATCTAGGAGAAGTAAAAAAATGA
- the GPN3 gene encoding GPN-loop GTPase 3 — protein MPRYAQLVMGPAGSGKSTYCSIMVQHCETLNRSVQVVNLDPAAEHFDYDVMADIRELIEVDDVMEDDSLRFGPNGGLVFCMEYFANNFDWLEECLGHVEDDYILFDCPGQIELYTHLPVMKTLVEKLQQWEFHVCGVFLVDSQFMVESFKFISGAMAALSAMVSLEIPQVNVMSKMDLLSKRAKSEIEKYLDPDMYSALDDSTDMLKSRQFKKLTKAICGLIDDYSMVRFLPLDRSDEESINIVLQHIDFAIQYGEDLEFKEPKETEEDKSSAFDEFFQEGVDE, from the exons ATGCCTCGCTATGCCCAGCTGGTGATGGGGCCTGCGGGGAGCGGGAAG AGCACCTACTGCTCCATCATGGTCCAGCACTGCGAGACCCTCAACCGTTCGGTGCAGGTGGTGAACCTCGATCCGGCAGCGGAGCACTTCGACTACGACGTCATGGCGG ATATCCGAGAGTTGATTGAGGTGGACGATGTCATGGAAGACGACTCCCTGCGGTTCGGCCCCAACGGCGGCTTAGTTTTTTGCATGGAATATTTTGCAAACAATTTCGATTGGCTGGAAGAATGCCTCGGTCATGTGGAAGACGATTACATTCTGTTCGATTGCCCAG GTCAGATTGAACTCTACACTCACTTGCCTGTGATGAAAACACTTGTAGAGAAGCTGCAACAGTGGGAATTCCATGTCTGTGGTGTTTTCCTTGTCGATTCTCAGTTCATGGTGGAATCTTTTAAG TTTATTTCTGGTGCGATGGCAGCTCTTAGCGCTATGGTTTCCTTAGAGATTCCGCAGGTCAACGTCATGTCCAAGATGGATTTGCTGAGCAAGAGAGCGAAAAGCGAGATCGAAAA ATATCTGGATCCTGACATGTATTCTGCCTTGGACGATTCCACAGATATGCTCAAAAGCCGGCAGTTTAAGAAATTAACCAAAGCTATCTGTGGCTTG ATCGACGATTACAGCATGGTTCGCTTCCTGCCACTGGATCGCTCCGACGAGGAGAGCATCAACATCGTCCTGCAGCACATTGATTTCGCCATTCAATACGGGGAAGACCTGGAATTTAAGGAGCCAAAG